TACCGCTCTTCTCGACCTGTGTCTCTCGGTCATGGGGTCCGTCCTTCGTCTCTGAGGGTCGGGCCACACGGCGTGTGTCGTCACGCCGCGCCGTGTGGGTCGGCGCTCAACGCTCCGAGGTGATCGGTTCCGCGGCGACCTCTTCGGCCGGCGTCGAGTGGTAGAGCACGTCGCCGGTCTCCGCATCGAACAGGTGAAGCCGTTCCTCGTTGAAGCCGACCTCGATCGTGTCTCCCGGCTGGATCCGGCTTCTTGGCTCGACCTTGACCTGGAGCTCGTCGCCGCCAACGTCACAGTGCAGCAGGAGCAACTCGCCGAGCGGTTCGCGCACCGTGACGGTCGCCTCGAACGTCTCGACTCCCTGTGGCAGGTTGGATGCGAGCGAGACGTCCTCGGGGCGGACACCGAACGTCACCTCCGCGTTCGCGGCCTCCGCGAGCCCGCTCCCGTCCGGGAGACCGATGGTGAAGCCGTCGTGGTCGACGACGTAGCCGCGGTCGCGCTGTCTCACGGTCGCGGGGAAGACGTTCATCGCGGGCTCGCCGATGAACTCCGCGACGAACCGGTTCGACGGAAAGTCGTACAGCTCTTGGGGCGGGGCGACCTGCTGGAGTTCGCCGTGGTTCAACACGGCGACCCGATCGCCGAGCGTCATCGCCTCGGTCTGGTCGTGGGTCACGTAGATGGTTGTCGTGTCGAGTTCGCCGTGGAGTTTGAGCAGTTCGGCTCGCATCTGGACACGCAGCTTCGCGTCCAGGTTCGACAGCGGCTCGTCCAGGAGGAACACCTTCGGCTCCCGGACGAGCGCCCGCCCGATGGCGACGCGCTGGCGCTCGCCGCCCGAGAGCTCCTTCGGCTTCCGGCCGAGCAGGTCGGTGATGTCGAGCGTCTCGGCCGCCTCTTCGACCCGGCGGTCGATCTCGTCGTCGGAGAAGTCGCTGACCGACTTCATCCCGAACTTCATGTTCTGGGCCGCGCTCATGTGGGGGTACAGCGCGTAGTTCTGGAACACCATCGCGATGCTCCGGTTCTTCGGCGGGACGTCGTTGACAGTCTGGCCGCCGATCTGCAGCGTGCCCTCGGTGATGTCCTCGAGCCCGGCGATCATCCGGAGCGTCGTCGACTTGCCGCAGCCGGAGGGACCGACGAGCACCAGGAACTCGCCGTCGTTGATATCGAGATCGACGTCTCGGACGGCGACCACGTCGTCGTAGCGTTTCTTCAGGTTTTGGAGCGTAATGCGTGCCATGGTGATCACTTCTGTTGGATCGCGAACGTCTTCAGGAGCGGGCGGTGCAGCACGATGAGGACGAAAAGCGGTGGGAGCAGCGCGAGGACCGCGCCGGCCATGATGAGTCCCCACTGGGTGAGACCGGCCTGGGCGGACCCCTGCAGGTAGCGGATGCCGACCTGGACGACCTGGCTGCTCTTGTCCGTGACGGCGACCAGCGGCCAGAGGAACTGGTTCCAGGCGTAGATGTAGGTGATGACGCAGACGCCGGCGATCATCCCCTTCGACATCGGGATGAGCACCCGGAAGAGGAACGTCAGTGGGCCGACGCCGTCGAGCCGGGCCGTCTCGACGAGCGAGGAGGGGATGGACATGAAGTGCTGTCTGAACAGGAACACCGCCGTCGCGCTCGCGATGTACGGCCCGGTCAGCGCGATCATCGAGTTCGTCCAGCCGAGATCCGCCATGAGCTGGAACAGCGGGACGATACGGACCGGGACGGGCAACAGCAGCGTCAGCAGGATGAACATGAACACGCCCCGTTCGTAGGGGAGTTCGTAGTAGACGAGCGCCAGCGCCGCGAGCAGCGACAGCGACACCTTGCCGATCACGATGATGATGCTCATCACGAAGGAGTTCAGCATGTAGGTGCTGAAGTTGAAGTCCGTCAGCGCACGCTCGTAGTTGGCAAGCCCCTGGCTCCCGATCCCGAGGTTCGTCACCTGGTACACCTCTGTGGTCGTCTGCGTGCTCATGATCATCGCGAGGACGAGCGGCAGCGACATCAGGACGATCGAACTGATGATGCCGATCTGCATCAGCAGGTTCTCGGGGAGCGGTAGCCTGCTCGTCAGGGAATCGGCGGGGGCCGTGGGTTGGGTTTCGGTTGCCATCTGTGTCACGCTCCGTACTGGGCGTAGTCTTCGGACACCCGGATCTGGACGTACATCAGGATCGCCACGAGGACGAACAGGACGACTGACTCGGCGGATGCCAGGCCGAGGCTGCTGAACTCGAACGCGTCACGGTACAGTTTGAAGATGAGGAGGTTGGTCGACCCGCTCGGGCCACCGCTGGTCATCAGATCGACGAGCGGGAACGT
This Salinigranum marinum DNA region includes the following protein-coding sequences:
- a CDS encoding ABC transporter ATP-binding protein; translation: MARITLQNLKKRYDDVVAVRDVDLDINDGEFLVLVGPSGCGKSTTLRMIAGLEDITEGTLQIGGQTVNDVPPKNRSIAMVFQNYALYPHMSAAQNMKFGMKSVSDFSDDEIDRRVEEAAETLDITDLLGRKPKELSGGERQRVAIGRALVREPKVFLLDEPLSNLDAKLRVQMRAELLKLHGELDTTTIYVTHDQTEAMTLGDRVAVLNHGELQQVAPPQELYDFPSNRFVAEFIGEPAMNVFPATVRQRDRGYVVDHDGFTIGLPDGSGLAEAANAEVTFGVRPEDVSLASNLPQGVETFEATVTVREPLGELLLLHCDVGGDELQVKVEPRSRIQPGDTIEVGFNEERLHLFDAETGDVLYHSTPAEEVAAEPITSER
- a CDS encoding carbohydrate ABC transporter permease; translation: MATETQPTAPADSLTSRLPLPENLLMQIGIISSIVLMSLPLVLAMIMSTQTTTEVYQVTNLGIGSQGLANYERALTDFNFSTYMLNSFVMSIIIVIGKVSLSLLAALALVYYELPYERGVFMFILLTLLLPVPVRIVPLFQLMADLGWTNSMIALTGPYIASATAVFLFRQHFMSIPSSLVETARLDGVGPLTFLFRVLIPMSKGMIAGVCVITYIYAWNQFLWPLVAVTDKSSQVVQVGIRYLQGSAQAGLTQWGLIMAGAVLALLPPLFVLIVLHRPLLKTFAIQQK